A genomic segment from Fodinicola acaciae encodes:
- a CDS encoding phenylacetate--CoA ligase family protein: MMMSLIPTLNSLIAEAVTNVRSVDLPAQTAYTVSNSLSSYRDKVNREVTAPAKAPVAQSPALDPRTPLEHLTVLALRVFCVALTYGYRVSAIHPAIWRRLVRRYRPWLDRVARTHARATRRLAALTVPAYRHFVKHCNENETNKRNYVVAYDETSRCRDGRLELVGTMVDESSGSSGRPFNWIRGRRELASIYRNAACYTSLVFPARRPFAINAFSMGAWATGTNTGIAMTRLAMVKNTGPDLDKIVDTLRHFGPDFDYLVTAYPPFLKHLRDRLDAERFDWSAYKIHGVVGGEALTEALRDYLTERFVSVRSCFGASDLTIGMGAETGFTVWLRKQLMTDQRLRAELLGDDEQRLPMIFQYNPLDTYLEVNDRNELLCTVTSTHVLQPKLRYNVGDEAALLSYAEVVRILKKEPKRWAEAKKATGSERMTLPLLLLFGRADSTISYMGANIYPQDVEYGLYDANPLADHINRFCLSLVETTDHESRPVVNIELREPLGQQQRDQLSETCRAGVIRHLAKVSRDFAQSLAEDPSSADVRVRVFPPGGGPFDHTKLKNTYLVRDTTS, from the coding sequence ATGATGATGTCGCTCATCCCCACCCTCAACAGCCTGATCGCCGAGGCGGTCACCAACGTCAGGTCCGTCGACCTGCCGGCGCAGACCGCCTACACGGTCTCGAACAGCCTGTCCTCCTATCGGGACAAGGTGAACCGCGAGGTCACCGCGCCGGCCAAGGCGCCGGTCGCGCAGTCACCGGCGCTCGACCCGCGTACGCCGCTGGAGCACCTCACTGTGTTGGCGTTGCGGGTCTTCTGCGTCGCGCTGACCTACGGCTATCGGGTGTCCGCGATCCATCCGGCGATCTGGCGCCGGCTGGTCCGCCGCTATCGGCCGTGGCTGGACCGCGTGGCGCGTACGCACGCGCGTGCGACCCGCCGGCTGGCCGCGCTGACCGTCCCGGCCTACCGGCATTTTGTCAAGCACTGCAACGAAAACGAGACCAACAAGCGCAACTATGTGGTCGCGTACGACGAGACCAGCCGGTGTCGCGATGGCCGGCTGGAGCTGGTCGGCACGATGGTCGACGAGTCGTCCGGGTCGTCCGGGCGGCCGTTCAACTGGATCCGCGGACGCCGCGAGCTGGCCTCGATCTATCGCAACGCGGCCTGCTACACCAGCCTGGTTTTCCCGGCACGGCGGCCGTTCGCGATCAACGCGTTTTCGATGGGCGCCTGGGCCACCGGTACGAACACCGGCATCGCGATGACGAGGCTGGCGATGGTCAAGAACACCGGACCCGACCTGGACAAGATCGTCGACACGCTGCGCCATTTCGGCCCGGATTTCGACTATCTCGTCACCGCCTATCCACCGTTTCTCAAGCACCTGCGCGACCGTCTCGACGCCGAGCGTTTCGACTGGAGTGCGTACAAAATCCACGGCGTCGTCGGCGGTGAGGCACTCACCGAAGCGTTGCGCGACTATCTCACCGAGCGTTTCGTGTCGGTGCGCTCCTGCTTCGGCGCCAGCGACCTGACCATCGGCATGGGGGCCGAGACGGGTTTCACCGTGTGGCTGCGCAAACAACTGATGACCGACCAGCGGTTGCGCGCCGAGTTGCTGGGTGACGACGAGCAGCGGCTGCCGATGATTTTCCAGTACAACCCGCTGGACACCTACCTGGAAGTCAACGACCGCAACGAACTCCTCTGTACGGTCACCTCGACACACGTGCTGCAGCCAAAACTGCGCTACAACGTCGGCGACGAGGCGGCACTGCTCTCCTACGCGGAGGTCGTACGGATCCTGAAGAAAGAGCCGAAACGCTGGGCAGAAGCCAAAAAGGCGACTGGGTCCGAGCGGATGACGCTGCCGCTGCTCCTGCTCTTCGGCCGCGCCGACAGCACGATCTCCTACATGGGGGCCAACATCTATCCGCAGGACGTGGAATACGGCCTGTACGACGCAAACCCGCTGGCCGACCACATCAACCGCTTCTGCCTCTCACTGGTGGAGACCACCGACCACGAGTCGCGGCCAGTCGTCAACATCGAGCTGCGTGAGCCGCTCGGTCAGCAACAACGCGACCAGCTCAGCGAAACCTGCCGTGCGGGCGTGATCAGGCACCTCGCGAAGGTGTCCCGCGACTTCGCCCAGTCGCTCGCCGAGGACCCCAGTTCGGCGGACGTACGCGTGCGGGTCTTTCCGCCGGGCGGCGGACCGTTTGACCACACCAAGCTGAAAAACACCTACCTCGTCAGGGACACCACGTCATGA
- a CDS encoding helix-turn-helix transcriptional regulator yields the protein MLDAIGLTETEQATYLALLDESPATVAELRDRVPGDTVPLALTALEGKGLVSRLSGRPLRYQPAPPDVALEVLVRSAERELQQVRLTAKSLMERYHARQMTIRPEEIVEVVTSSDAVLQRWRQVQRAATEQVRVFDRPPYGGGLTNEAEEEALARGIRYRTVYDPAGLDLPGRLTAAQSFAAQGEEARVASDVPVKMFIADNSLGLISLGPTSSDSALVIHSSSLLDTLIALFEAIWTTAVPVRFEDGLVEPGDRTRSTNDRQLLSLLAAGLTDEAIGRHLGWHPRTVQRHLREIMADLGAQTRFQAGLQAARRGWL from the coding sequence GTGCTCGACGCGATAGGCCTGACCGAGACCGAACAGGCGACCTACCTCGCGCTGCTGGACGAGTCTCCGGCGACGGTTGCCGAGCTGCGCGACCGCGTGCCAGGAGACACCGTGCCGCTCGCGTTGACCGCGCTGGAAGGCAAGGGGCTGGTGTCGCGGCTGTCCGGCCGGCCGCTGCGCTATCAGCCGGCGCCGCCGGACGTGGCGCTGGAGGTGCTCGTACGGTCGGCGGAGCGCGAGCTGCAACAGGTGCGGCTGACCGCGAAGAGCCTGATGGAGCGCTATCACGCTCGGCAGATGACGATCCGGCCGGAGGAGATCGTCGAGGTCGTGACGTCCTCCGATGCCGTGCTGCAGCGCTGGCGCCAGGTGCAGCGTGCGGCGACCGAGCAGGTGCGCGTTTTCGACCGGCCGCCGTACGGCGGTGGCCTCACCAACGAGGCCGAGGAAGAGGCGCTGGCACGCGGCATCCGCTATCGCACCGTGTATGACCCCGCCGGCCTCGACCTTCCTGGCCGGCTCACCGCCGCGCAGTCCTTCGCCGCGCAGGGCGAGGAGGCGCGGGTCGCCAGCGACGTACCCGTCAAGATGTTCATCGCCGACAACTCGCTCGGCCTGATCTCGCTGGGGCCGACCAGCAGCGACAGCGCGCTGGTGATCCACTCGTCGTCACTGCTGGACACGCTGATCGCGCTCTTCGAGGCGATCTGGACGACCGCGGTGCCGGTGCGGTTCGAGGACGGCCTGGTAGAGCCCGGCGACCGTACCCGCTCGACGAACGACCGGCAGCTGCTCAGCCTGCTCGCCGCCGGCCTCACCGACGAGGCGATCGGCCGGCACCTCGGCTGGCATCCGCGTACGGTGCAACGCCACCTGCGCGAGATCATGGCCGACCTCGGCGCGCAGACCCGCTTCCAGGCCGGACTACAGGCGGCCCGCCGCGGCTGGCTCTAA
- a CDS encoding NAD-dependent epimerase/dehydratase family protein, which translates to MSSALVTGAHGFVGTHVRAELSGRGWDVTSLGRAERTDATYVRHDLAADPADTLADRLADLKPDVIFHLAASPAFKAAGGDPTALVADAVSATFNLCRAMVVAGSKARLLVAGSSAQYGALPRELNPVTEDAPCRPVNAYGHAKAAAESTALAFAATGAIDVIPVRAFNHIGPGEPPTTVASAFARRIADVRAELSDTVTVGDLDAVRDFTDVRDIAAGYAELAERGEPGRLYNLCSGREATVGDVLEALLVAGGLDRSVVRVTDPPSGATNRPGSIPYQVGSPARVRAEIGWSAKRSLADSARDLLDAVEKAGRP; encoded by the coding sequence ATGAGTTCGGCGCTGGTCACCGGTGCGCACGGGTTCGTCGGCACGCACGTACGCGCCGAGCTGTCCGGCCGCGGCTGGGACGTGACCAGCCTGGGCCGCGCCGAGCGTACGGACGCCACGTACGTCCGCCACGACCTGGCCGCCGACCCTGCCGACACGCTCGCCGACCGGTTGGCCGACCTCAAGCCGGACGTGATCTTCCACCTCGCCGCCTCGCCAGCGTTCAAAGCCGCCGGCGGTGACCCCACCGCGCTGGTCGCCGACGCCGTCTCGGCCACCTTCAACCTGTGCCGCGCCATGGTGGTGGCGGGCAGCAAGGCACGGCTGCTGGTGGCCGGCTCCTCGGCGCAGTACGGCGCGCTGCCGCGTGAGCTCAATCCGGTGACCGAGGACGCACCGTGCCGACCGGTCAACGCGTACGGCCACGCCAAGGCCGCCGCCGAGTCCACCGCGCTGGCGTTCGCCGCGACCGGCGCGATCGACGTGATCCCGGTACGCGCCTTCAACCACATCGGTCCGGGCGAGCCGCCGACGACGGTCGCCAGCGCCTTCGCGCGCCGGATCGCCGACGTACGCGCCGAGCTGTCCGACACCGTCACGGTCGGCGACCTGGACGCCGTACGCGACTTCACCGACGTGCGGGACATCGCCGCCGGTTATGCCGAGCTGGCCGAGCGCGGCGAGCCGGGCCGCCTCTACAACCTCTGCTCCGGACGGGAGGCCACCGTCGGCGACGTGCTGGAAGCGTTGCTGGTCGCGGGGGGTCTGGACCGGTCCGTGGTGAGGGTCACGGACCCGCCATCGGGTGCCACGAACCGACCTGGCAGCATTCCGTATCAGGTCGGTTCTCCGGCGCGAGTGCGTGCGGAGATCGGGTGGAGCGCGAAGCGGTCACTGGCCGACAGCGCGCGCGACCTGCTGGACGCCGTGGAGAAGGCTGGACGGCCGTGA
- a CDS encoding DegT/DnrJ/EryC1/StrS family aminotransferase: MPKIPLVDLKANYARHKEGIDAAIKNVIDNTAFIQGPAVKEFEADFAAFSQAKYAVGVASGTAALHLAMVAAGIGPGDVVATPSHTFIATVEAISYTGATPKFIEIDPETGLMDPADLKKNIDGVKLVLPVHIHGRPVDLDAIGAICEEAGIPLIEDAAQAQGSDYVKADGTKVRCGSYGLAACFSFYPGKNLGAFGDAGAVTTNDEAFAKKVAQLRDHGRTSKYVHEILGFPERLDTIQAAILKVKLTTLDADNERRREIAKRYTEKLAGVGDLKTPPETPSLISNYHHYVLRTAHRDALEAFLKDNGVGVVIHYPVPVHLQPSYADLGYKKGDLPVTEAYADSIVSLPIFPELTDEQADFVVEQVKKFYETV; encoded by the coding sequence ATGCCGAAGATTCCACTGGTGGACCTCAAGGCCAACTACGCGCGGCACAAGGAAGGCATCGACGCCGCGATCAAGAACGTCATCGACAACACGGCGTTCATCCAGGGCCCCGCGGTCAAGGAGTTCGAGGCGGACTTCGCCGCCTTCTCGCAGGCGAAGTACGCGGTCGGCGTCGCGTCCGGCACGGCGGCGCTGCACCTGGCCATGGTCGCCGCCGGCATCGGCCCCGGTGACGTGGTCGCGACCCCGTCGCACACCTTCATCGCCACCGTCGAGGCGATCAGCTACACCGGCGCCACGCCGAAGTTCATCGAGATCGACCCGGAGACGGGCCTGATGGACCCGGCCGACCTGAAGAAGAACATCGACGGCGTCAAGCTGGTGCTGCCGGTGCACATCCACGGCCGCCCGGTCGACCTGGACGCGATCGGCGCGATCTGCGAAGAGGCCGGCATCCCGCTGATCGAGGACGCCGCGCAGGCGCAGGGCTCGGACTACGTCAAGGCCGACGGCACCAAGGTGCGCTGCGGCTCGTACGGCCTGGCCGCCTGCTTCTCCTTCTACCCCGGCAAAAACCTTGGCGCGTTCGGCGACGCCGGCGCGGTCACCACCAACGACGAGGCCTTCGCCAAGAAGGTCGCGCAGCTGCGTGACCACGGCCGCACGAGCAAGTACGTGCACGAGATCCTCGGCTTCCCGGAGCGGCTGGACACCATCCAGGCGGCGATCCTGAAGGTCAAGCTGACCACGCTGGACGCCGACAACGAACGCCGGCGCGAGATCGCCAAGCGCTACACCGAGAAGCTGGCCGGCGTCGGCGACCTGAAGACGCCGCCGGAGACGCCCAGCCTGATCTCCAACTACCACCACTACGTGCTGCGGACCGCACACCGCGACGCGCTGGAGGCCTTCCTCAAGGACAACGGCGTCGGCGTGGTGATCCACTATCCGGTGCCGGTGCACCTGCAGCCGTCTTACGCCGACCTCGGTTACAAGAAGGGTGACCTGCCGGTCACCGAGGCGTACGCGGACAGCATCGTCTCGCTGCCGATCTTCCCGGAGCTGACCGACGAGCAGGCCGACTTCGTGGTGGAGCAGGTCAAGAAGTTCTACGAGACCGTCTGA
- a CDS encoding DUF4188 domain-containing protein: MKTTDFSRAPEKAQATAMFIGATRYNGPLALIGLSRIWFRLLRDLKRMRGYVWHTVYWEFPFTLGTIALFEDRDAMLLFARSKHHRALMPWISDGTKRATGGWIRFYSAAESGYSQGVWRAEDGLMAHIDTFTPRSHETTGPKVVR; this comes from the coding sequence ATGAAGACCACCGACTTCAGCCGGGCGCCGGAAAAGGCGCAGGCCACCGCGATGTTCATCGGCGCCACCCGCTACAACGGCCCGCTGGCACTGATCGGCCTGAGCCGCATCTGGTTCCGGTTGCTGCGCGACCTGAAACGGATGCGCGGCTATGTCTGGCACACCGTCTACTGGGAGTTTCCGTTCACCCTCGGCACCATCGCGCTGTTCGAGGACCGCGACGCGATGTTGCTTTTCGCGCGCAGCAAGCACCATCGCGCGCTGATGCCGTGGATCAGCGACGGCACCAAACGCGCCACCGGCGGCTGGATCAGGTTTTACAGCGCGGCCGAATCCGGCTATTCGCAGGGCGTCTGGCGCGCCGAGGACGGCCTGATGGCACACATCGACACGTTCACGCCGAGATCCCACGAAACCACCGGACCGAAGGTCGTCCGGTGA
- a CDS encoding glycosyltransferase family 4 protein, whose translation MSAALRILAVTNLWPEGGSFRGVFVKEQVEALRKLGHRVDVEIVAQSRGSKDYLLAAPRVRARARAGTPDGPYDVVHIHYGMTAAAGRLVGGTPRVLSLYGSDVNSPKERRITQLGSGGVAKRIYVSKRLAVTAGDPDGVVIPNGVDFSVFAPGDREAARAALGIEPHEKVVLFGGLPANEVKGYDVFSDVLKRLTSADDSVRELVLSEKNQPTERVVRKYAAADLLLFTSRKGSEGSPTVVKEATAMGLPVVSVDVGDVAEILREVTPSQVVAFAEPYGTPAAHDALVHALAEAATEVLSTKTRSNGREACAWLDSPAIAERIVEVYRSVIR comes from the coding sequence ATGAGCGCAGCGCTTCGGATCCTGGCTGTCACCAACCTCTGGCCGGAAGGCGGAAGCTTTCGCGGAGTTTTCGTGAAGGAGCAGGTCGAGGCGCTGCGCAAGCTCGGTCACCGGGTCGACGTGGAGATCGTCGCGCAGTCGCGCGGCAGCAAGGACTATCTGCTCGCCGCGCCGCGGGTACGCGCTCGCGCTCGGGCTGGCACGCCGGACGGGCCATACGACGTGGTGCACATCCACTACGGCATGACCGCCGCCGCGGGTCGCCTTGTCGGCGGCACTCCGCGTGTGTTGTCGCTCTATGGCAGCGACGTCAACTCGCCGAAGGAACGCAGGATCACGCAGCTCGGTTCCGGTGGTGTCGCGAAGCGGATCTACGTGTCGAAGCGGCTCGCGGTGACCGCGGGTGACCCTGACGGTGTGGTCATCCCCAACGGTGTCGACTTCTCCGTCTTCGCGCCGGGCGACCGCGAGGCGGCGCGCGCGGCACTCGGCATCGAGCCGCACGAGAAGGTCGTGCTGTTCGGCGGCCTGCCGGCCAACGAGGTCAAGGGTTACGACGTCTTCTCCGACGTGCTGAAGCGGTTGACGTCCGCCGACGACTCGGTGCGCGAGCTGGTGCTGTCGGAGAAGAACCAGCCGACCGAGCGGGTCGTGCGTAAGTACGCCGCCGCCGACCTGCTGCTTTTCACCTCCCGCAAGGGATCCGAGGGTTCGCCGACGGTCGTCAAGGAGGCCACCGCGATGGGCCTTCCGGTCGTCAGCGTCGATGTCGGCGACGTGGCCGAGATCCTTCGCGAGGTGACGCCGTCGCAGGTGGTGGCCTTCGCCGAGCCGTACGGCACGCCGGCGGCGCATGACGCGCTGGTGCACGCGCTGGCGGAGGCGGCGACCGAGGTGCTGTCCACCAAGACGCGGTCCAACGGCAGGGAGGCCTGCGCCTGGCTGGACTCGCCGGCGATCGCCGAGCGGATCGTCGAGGTCTACCGTTCGGTGATCCGATGA
- a CDS encoding acyltransferase: protein MTASLTISPLAVVDSRAELGDGTVVDEFCSIGRSGPDKPLVVGANSILRSHTVMYAGTTTGARFATGHHAMIRENCTIGENVSVGTMSVLEFNVTVADGVRIHSHCFIPEYTVLEEKAWIGPRVTVTNAPFPRCQHMPDCLVGVRVGREAKVGANVTLLPGVQIGERALVGAGAVVTKDVPPGAVVVGNPARVVKTIDELVCTVGEPHAPYPSASN from the coding sequence GTGACCGCGTCCCTCACGATCTCCCCGCTGGCCGTCGTCGACAGCCGCGCGGAGCTGGGTGACGGCACGGTGGTCGACGAGTTCTGCTCGATCGGCCGGTCCGGCCCCGACAAGCCGCTGGTCGTCGGAGCCAACTCGATCCTGCGCAGCCACACGGTCATGTACGCCGGCACCACCACCGGCGCGCGGTTCGCCACCGGTCATCACGCGATGATCCGGGAGAACTGCACGATCGGTGAGAACGTCTCGGTCGGCACGATGAGCGTGCTGGAGTTCAACGTCACGGTTGCCGACGGCGTACGCATCCATTCCCACTGCTTCATCCCCGAATACACGGTGCTCGAGGAGAAGGCGTGGATCGGGCCGCGGGTGACGGTGACCAACGCGCCGTTCCCGCGCTGCCAGCACATGCCGGACTGCCTGGTCGGCGTACGCGTCGGCCGGGAGGCCAAGGTCGGGGCCAACGTGACGCTCCTGCCCGGCGTCCAGATCGGCGAACGCGCGCTCGTCGGCGCCGGCGCGGTGGTGACCAAGGACGTGCCACCCGGCGCGGTCGTCGTCGGCAACCCGGCTCGGGTCGTGAAGACCATCGACGAGCTGGTCTGCACCGTCGGCGAACCGCACGCGCCGTATCCATCCGCTTCGAACTGA
- a CDS encoding nitroreductase codes for MDLRPLESLMWRAPSAHNTQPWTLIYGDDSIEVCWDPAYALPAADPTGRDLRLSMGAFVETALIAARDLSFEAELAGHRVGWLVAGRYETDFTSADLRDRRTNRGPYEAGRLRESIVADLNELATVHVLDTRQVAGLMVDADRHMFSSVPITDELRQWLRLTPTHPSYDRDGLTDRALALSRTEAVGLRTALALHRPLHRVGLPAALAAASRSLLAYDGSVLVLEGPSDPAGQVEAGRALMRLWLTLTRYGLACHPLSQIIDCLATRTTLAATLGTDPARLLHVARVGRPLVHATVSPRRK; via the coding sequence ATGGATCTGCGACCGCTTGAGTCGCTGATGTGGCGGGCACCGAGCGCGCACAACACGCAGCCGTGGACCCTGATTTACGGCGACGACTCGATCGAGGTCTGCTGGGATCCGGCGTACGCTCTGCCGGCCGCCGACCCGACCGGCCGCGACCTGCGCCTGTCGATGGGAGCGTTCGTCGAGACGGCTCTGATCGCGGCACGCGACCTCTCGTTCGAGGCCGAGCTTGCCGGTCACCGCGTCGGTTGGCTGGTCGCAGGCCGGTACGAGACCGACTTCACCTCGGCCGACCTGCGCGACCGCCGGACGAACCGCGGCCCGTACGAGGCGGGCCGGCTTCGCGAGTCGATCGTGGCAGACCTGAACGAGCTGGCGACCGTCCACGTGCTCGACACGCGGCAGGTCGCCGGCCTGATGGTCGACGCCGACCGGCACATGTTCTCGTCAGTGCCGATCACCGATGAGTTGCGGCAGTGGCTGAGGCTCACACCGACGCACCCGTCCTACGACCGCGACGGCCTCACCGATCGCGCGCTGGCCCTCAGCCGCACGGAAGCAGTCGGTCTTCGGACCGCGCTCGCCCTGCACCGCCCGCTGCACCGGGTCGGCCTGCCAGCGGCGCTCGCGGCCGCGTCGAGGTCCCTGCTCGCGTACGACGGCTCGGTCCTGGTCCTGGAAGGTCCGTCGGACCCGGCCGGCCAGGTCGAGGCCGGCCGTGCCCTCATGCGCCTCTGGCTCACCCTGACCCGCTATGGCCTGGCCTGCCATCCGCTCAGTCAGATCATCGACTGCCTGGCTACTCGGACGACGCTGGCCGCCACCTTGGGCACGGACCCCGCCCGACTCCTCCACGTCGCCCGAGTAGGCCGGCCCCTCGTTCACGCCACGGTCTCGCCCCGCAGGAAATAG
- a CDS encoding sensor histidine kinase: MSGFLPPGLAAATPMLLAGAAMALGLVVLCLVVVMIVRCRRPPKLTERELGHQVLHTASLLATALRGGLTQATAQRALPYVATLLGGEAVALADRDGVLAWYGTGESEHATAVASLCAAAATHNRTKTAKLSCPDRRCPLTAAVAVPLERSGRTVGALVVGVSAQLNDGLTLAVEEAARWISAQLGFADADRQAKALARAEVRALRAQISPHFVYNALSAIASFVRTDPDRARELIEEFAEFTRYSFRSHGDFTTLAEELRSIDRYLLIERARFGRRLQVRMQVAPQVLGVAVPFLCLQPLVENAIRHGLSAKRGIGTITIIASDDGTDCLLSVEDDGVGMNAAELDLPDTSGDIGDHVGMANVDIRLRSMYGDGYGLRIDTALGVGTRVSMRVPRGQL, encoded by the coding sequence GTGAGCGGGTTTCTCCCACCCGGACTGGCCGCCGCGACGCCGATGCTGCTGGCTGGCGCCGCGATGGCACTCGGGCTGGTGGTGCTCTGCCTGGTCGTGGTGATGATCGTCCGCTGCCGGCGGCCACCAAAGCTCACCGAGCGGGAGCTCGGCCATCAGGTCCTGCACACCGCGAGTCTGCTGGCCACCGCGTTGCGCGGTGGGCTCACGCAGGCGACCGCGCAGCGCGCTCTGCCGTACGTGGCGACCCTGCTCGGCGGCGAGGCCGTCGCGCTGGCGGATCGGGACGGCGTGCTGGCCTGGTACGGCACCGGCGAGAGCGAGCACGCCACGGCGGTCGCGAGTCTCTGTGCGGCGGCGGCGACCCACAACCGTACGAAGACCGCCAAGCTCAGCTGTCCGGATCGCCGGTGTCCGCTGACCGCCGCGGTGGCCGTGCCGCTGGAGCGGTCCGGCCGGACGGTCGGCGCACTCGTCGTGGGCGTGAGCGCGCAGCTCAACGACGGCCTCACGCTGGCGGTGGAGGAGGCGGCGCGGTGGATCTCCGCGCAGCTCGGTTTCGCCGACGCCGACCGGCAGGCCAAGGCGCTCGCGCGTGCCGAGGTCCGCGCGCTGCGCGCACAGATCAGTCCGCATTTCGTCTACAACGCGCTGTCGGCGATCGCGTCCTTCGTACGCACCGATCCCGATCGAGCACGGGAGCTGATCGAGGAGTTCGCCGAGTTCACCCGCTACAGCTTCCGGTCGCACGGCGACTTCACCACGCTCGCCGAGGAGCTGCGCTCGATCGACCGCTATCTGCTGATCGAGCGCGCCCGGTTCGGCCGCCGGCTGCAGGTGCGGATGCAGGTGGCGCCGCAGGTGCTCGGCGTCGCCGTACCCTTCCTGTGCCTGCAGCCGTTGGTGGAGAACGCGATCCGGCACGGCCTGTCGGCCAAGCGCGGCATCGGCACCATCACCATCATCGCCTCGGACGACGGCACCGACTGCCTGCTGTCGGTGGAGGACGACGGGGTCGGCATGAACGCCGCCGAGCTCGACCTGCCGGACACCTCCGGTGACATCGGGGACCATGTCGGCATGGCAAACGTCGACATCCGGTTGCGATCCATGTACGGCGACGGCTATGGCCTGCGGATCGACACCGCACTCGGGGTCGGCACGCGGGTCAGCATGCGAGTGCCGCGAGGTCAGTTATGA
- a CDS encoding sugar phosphate nucleotidyltransferase, which translates to MRAVILAGGKGTRLRPFTTSFPKPLMPVGDIPILEIVLRQLRMHGVTEVTMLTGHLAYLLEGYFTDGSELGMKIEYIREDAPLGTAGPLRSLTGKVFDDFFVMNGDLLCNMDFSALMKQHKAEANPVTVSTYVRSEKIELGVLKVAEGGRVYGYEEKPTLRYDVSMGVYAMSPSVLERIPDGFYDMPTLILDLLAAGFEVGSRRHDGLWLDIGRPDDYDEANYLFRNDPELFLPGYAPPSR; encoded by the coding sequence ATGAGGGCTGTGATTCTGGCCGGCGGCAAGGGGACGCGGCTCAGACCGTTCACCACCAGCTTCCCCAAGCCGTTGATGCCGGTGGGTGACATCCCGATCCTGGAGATCGTGCTGCGCCAGCTGCGGATGCACGGTGTCACCGAGGTGACGATGCTGACCGGCCACCTGGCGTATCTGCTGGAGGGCTATTTCACCGACGGCTCCGAGCTCGGCATGAAGATCGAGTACATCCGCGAGGACGCCCCGCTCGGCACCGCCGGGCCGCTGCGGTCGCTGACCGGCAAGGTCTTCGACGACTTCTTCGTGATGAACGGCGACCTGCTGTGCAACATGGACTTCAGCGCGCTGATGAAGCAGCACAAGGCGGAGGCCAACCCGGTCACGGTGTCCACGTACGTCCGCAGCGAGAAGATCGAGCTCGGCGTGCTGAAGGTCGCCGAAGGCGGCCGGGTCTACGGCTACGAGGAGAAGCCGACGCTGCGCTATGACGTGTCGATGGGGGTCTACGCGATGTCCCCGTCGGTGCTCGAGCGCATCCCGGACGGCTTCTACGACATGCCGACGCTGATCCTGGACCTGCTGGCTGCCGGTTTCGAGGTCGGCAGCCGCCGGCACGACGGCCTGTGGCTGGACATCGGCCGGCCGGACGACTACGACGAGGCCAACTATCTCTTCCGCAACGACCCGGAGCTGTTCCTCCCGGGATACGCACCGCCGTCGCGCTGA
- a CDS encoding SDR family NAD(P)-dependent oxidoreductase, giving the protein MQSWTGRKVLVTGAGGFIGSHLVEELVRAGAQVRAMVKYNGRSETGMLALSPAEVRESVEVVHGDITDPFYVKHVCQDREVVFHLAALIAIPYSYTAPKYYVDVNVNGTLNVLQAVRELEIPRMVHTSTSETYGTAQYTPIDEKHPLQPQSPYSASKIGADCMAESFYRSFGTPVATIRPFNTYGPRQSARAVIPTIASQLLAGRDEIKLGDLRPVRDLTYVTDTARGFMAIADSDECVGTVTNIGNGKGITIGDLARLIAEVAGRPDVPVVEDGQRLRPAKSEVFELIADASAAKKRADWEPQVSLREGLSRVVDYVKDNLHRFDVDRYTT; this is encoded by the coding sequence GTGCAAAGTTGGACAGGCCGGAAGGTTCTGGTGACCGGTGCCGGTGGATTCATCGGTTCGCACCTGGTCGAGGAACTGGTCCGTGCCGGTGCTCAGGTGCGGGCCATGGTGAAGTACAACGGCCGCTCCGAGACCGGCATGCTGGCGCTGTCGCCGGCGGAGGTGCGTGAGTCGGTCGAGGTCGTGCACGGCGACATCACCGACCCGTTCTACGTGAAACATGTCTGCCAGGACCGCGAGGTCGTCTTCCACCTCGCCGCGCTGATCGCCATCCCGTATTCCTACACCGCGCCGAAGTACTACGTGGACGTGAACGTCAACGGCACGCTCAACGTGCTGCAGGCGGTGCGCGAGCTGGAGATCCCGCGGATGGTGCACACCTCGACCTCCGAGACGTACGGCACCGCGCAATACACGCCGATCGACGAGAAGCATCCGCTGCAGCCGCAGTCGCCGTACTCGGCGTCCAAGATCGGCGCCGACTGCATGGCCGAGTCGTTCTACCGGTCCTTCGGCACGCCGGTCGCGACCATCCGGCCGTTCAACACCTACGGTCCTCGGCAGAGCGCTCGCGCGGTCATCCCGACCATCGCCAGCCAGCTGCTCGCCGGCCGCGACGAGATCAAGCTTGGTGACCTGCGGCCGGTACGCGACCTCACCTACGTGACCGACACCGCGCGTGGATTCATGGCGATCGCCGACTCCGACGAGTGCGTCGGCACGGTCACCAACATCGGCAACGGCAAGGGCATCACCATCGGCGACCTGGCCAGGCTGATCGCCGAGGTGGCCGGCCGGCCGGACGTGCCGGTGGTCGAGGACGGCCAGCGGCTGCGGCCGGCCAAGAGCGAGGTCTTCGAGCTGATCGCGGACGCCTCCGCGGCGAAGAAGCGGGCCGACTGGGAGCCACAGGTGTCGCTGAGAGAGGGTCTGTCCAGAGTCGTCGACTACGTCAAGGACAACCTGCATCGCTTTGACGTAGACCGGTATACGACATGA